GCTTCACCTCGTCCTGGGCCTGATATTTGTATGGGCTGGGATGTCAGGTAAGAAAGATCTTGTCCCTATGAGCATGAACTCAGACATGCCTGGACAGATGTAAGCGCTGGTCAAAAATAGAAAGTAGAAGATTTAAATGGAACCGCCGCCGACTCAGACTGAGCCAGCGGCGTTTTCGTAAGGCTCATCCCCAACGTTCTTTGATCCTGAGTGACCTGAGCTTCTCTGCGTAGTCACTCACGCAGATAACGAACATCTTTTTCTTCTGTTCGATCAAAATTTCCAGCGCCTCAGCCCTATCGGCAAGAAACGAACTCTTTTCCCCGTCAGTGACGAGGTACAGACTTCTGCCATCTTTCATGGCCTGTTTGAGACGAACATCGAGGTGCTGCCGGCGAGAACATCGCAAGACCTTAGTCACGTTTGACAACGCGACGCGTCGACGTCGAAGCTCTTTCATGAACATGACCTCGACGACTTCGACATCGTTGTAAAGCCGAAGATGGTTCTCAATCGGAGGCGAAACGATTTTGTTTTTGGCCCACCACTGCAAGTTGCGGAAACTTGCACCAGTAATATCACGAACCACAGGCGAAGGGTAAAAACCCCGAGCTATCGCATTTTTTACTCTAACAGTTCCCATTGAGGAACCCTCCCAAAAATCATAATACTGATTATACGAAAAAAATCAATCAAGCCAAAACACAATAAAATTCCCTGGTGGACCCTAGCGGATTCGAACCGCTGACCTCCTCATTGCAAATGAGGCGCTCTACCAACTAAGCTAAGGGCCCACCATGAAATTCTATCTGATTAACGCTGATTTAACATATTATCAGAAATAAGACTTTCGACAATACTACTACTTTCTATCCAACGCCAACGAAATAACATGATGCAGAAATTCGGAAAGGCTAGAGCCAGCAGCACGGAGAGCTTTGGGGATGAGAGAATTTTTGGTGAGACCGGGGAGAGTATTAGTTTCCAAAATATAAACTCCTCGTTTAGGATGAACTATAAAATCAGAGCGGGAATAATGGCGAAGACCCAGGACACTATGAGCCATGATAGCCATCCCCTCGATCATATCCTTTTCCTCCTTGGAAAAATTACCAGGACAAATTTCCTCCGCCCCTCCATCGGCATATTTCGATTCGTAATTAAAAAAGTGACTTTTTGGTTTTATTTCGATAGGCAAAAGAGCGTGATGGTGCGAACCTCGAAACTCATCCACCACCCCACAAGTCGCTTCCCTACCCTTTATATATTCCTCGATGATAACAGCAGGTGAGTATTCGAAAGCGGCGACCACCGCCTCTTCCAGTTCAGGCAGGGAGCTCGCTATCCTCACTCCCAAAGATGAGCCGGAAGACGCAGGCTTGACAACATATGGAGGCGGCAAGGTTTTATAAACTTCGCGAATAGCATCGCGAGTCAGATCCTTCAAATTTATATGAGTACCTACAGGAGTTTTTATGCCCGCTCTTTTATATTCTTTCTTTGAAGCTACTTTATCGTAACTCACAGCCGAGGCAGAGGAGTTTGACCCAGTGTAAGGTACACCGAAGGAGTCGAGAAGTTTTTGGACAGTGCCATCCTCACCATAATTACCATGTAAGGCATTCCAAGCCACATCAATTTTCTTCAAAATCTTTTCTGGCTGTTTAGAGAAACCCTCCTCATGCCAATCGCCATTTTTAGAAATAAAAATATCAATCGGCTGATAAATATCGGCTGAAAGGCTTTCAAGAACTGCCATACCAGTATTCAGCGACACATCATACTCACCCGAAGGCCCGCCCCGCAATACCCCCACCCGTATTTTGTCAGAAAATAAACCCATGCTTCCATTATATCTCATTTGATTTTATTCTCTCAAGCAATATACTCATACTGTTGTTATGAAGAAATTTCTCTCTCCTAAAATTTTGATTCTCACTACTGTTATCCTGCTTGGAGGAGTACTTTTATATTGGAAGCAAAATTCGAACAAGGCAATCGGAAATTTGAATGTATACGAAGGTAAAACTACGATCACTCGGGCTGAAAAATTGGTAGAAGGTAGAACGGGTATAGAGGTAAAAAGGATGGATGGGGTCAAAATAAACACTGACGCAAGAGCTTCTATCGTATTGAAAAATGGTGGCCTCTTGCGCCTCGAATCAGGTTCGGAAGTGGAAATATTGGGAGAAGACAATTTCAAATTGAAGAGTGGTCGAATGTGGTCGAGAGTAGAACCATTATCAGAAAATGAGTCTTACAGTGTCGAAACTCCGACTGCGGTCGCCACCGTGCGAGGCACTATTTTTAATGTTGATTATTTATTTAATATAAGCCAGCTCTATGTGGATAGCGGTTTGGTAAATATGGCTCTGCTCATGGGTACTCCTGAAGAAAAGAAAGGTAAAGAAACTTTGTCGGGAGAACTTTTCGTATTAAGAGACAATAATTTAAAAAATGATTTTGCAAAGGGGCCAGTACCTGCACCGAAAGAATTCTATGATGATTGGATACAGTGGAATGTGGATGAAGATGCTAAAGCAGGCTTTACAGAATGGGCCCATCCTGCTGAAGAAGAAATCGTAGAAGCCGTTCCTATAAACATAGTAAATCCTCCCAAACAAGTAGAGAAAAAAATCACTTCCATATTCCTTTATGGAAATAAATCTAAAATAAAACAAGGCGAGGAGACTAGACTTCTGGTAAGAGCTAGTTATCCTGATGGCTCTGTGCAAGAAGTGCCATTTGCAAATTTGACTTGGATAAAAAGTGAAAAGTGGGGAAACATAACTTCCCCCGGCTATTTCGGGAGCAATACAGTGGGTACGACTACCATATCGGCCCAAATAGGTAACTTAGTTTCAAACAGAGTCACTGTCGTAATCGAAGCGAATCCTGTTGTTCCTCCTCCAAACCCAAATACATATTATGAACCGTAACAAGTTTTACTTTTCTTTTGGATTCCTCACAATAGTGGTTCTTACTCTCATAAATTATTCTGGGGTATTTCAAAATTTTGAATATAGAGCTCTCGACATTTTCCGTTCAGCTCACTCAGCTCATCCCGATATCGTGATCGCCGCGATTGATAATAAGAGCATAGAAGAAATAGGTCGTTGGCCATGGAATCGAAAAGTGCACGCCGATTTTCTAAATGTTTTAGATTCCTATGGACCTCAAGTATTAGCTTTTGATATAAATTTTTCTGAAAAGCAAGATGACCTAAACGATAGTGCGTTCGCTTTTGCTATAGAAAATGCTTCTTTCCCAACAGTACTTACTACCCAAGCTATATTTACAAAAAATTCTGAAACTCCCCAATCATTTTTAAAACCAGTCATATTTTCGAAAAACACTGGCCACGTGAATGTTCCTGAGAGCGATGATGGTATTACCAGAAAATTTCCTGAATCTCTTGGGACAAAAGAAGAAACATTTCTACCATTTAGTTTCAAATTGGCAGAAATAGTGGGAGCAAATTTACCAAAAGAACAAAACCTCCTTATAGATTTCAGTGGCAAGGCTGGATCTTTCCAAACAATTTCATACAGCGATGTTTTAAATCGTAAAATAAAAAGTGAAGATTTGAAAGATAAAATAATTTTGGTGGGGGCGACCGCAAGCGACCTGCGCGATTACGTTTATGTCCCAGTAGCAGGTGAAATTATCTCCGGAGTCGAGTGGCATGCAAATGTTTTGGACAATATTCTCTTAAGTAGAGCTGTTGCTTATGCGCCAACTAAATACTATGTTCTGCTCGGCCTAATAATTTGGCTGATCATTTTGCTTTTACCCCTTTCAATAAAAACAAGTAATGTTTCAAAAATATTTACTGTACTAGTTATCGGGCTACCAATAGCAAGCCTAATACTGTGGCAAACCGAAAGTGTCGCCCTCCCCTTCTTCATCAATCTTGTCGGACTGATCCTAATATTCTTGATACGTTCTGGTTATAAATGGTACCAGGTTGAGATGGAAAAAAGGAAACTGCATAGGACTATCCAAAATAGATTTTCGCCTCAAGTGGTAGAAGCGATCATGCATGATCCGGAACTGCTGAAGCTCGGCGGAGTACGTAAAGAAGTAACGGTGCTCTTTTCCGATATCCGCAATTTCACCACCATTAGCGAATCAGTTGCTCCGGAAACTCTTTCCAAATTACTGCACGAATATTTCACTGAAATGACGGAGGAGGTGCTCGCGACCGACGGCGTACTCGATAAATTCATAGGCGACGCTGTCATGGCTTTCTGGGGCGCGCCGATAGAGCAAAGTGACCAAGTTGATAGAGCGGTCAAAACAGGGCTTGGTATGCTGCGACGTCTTACCGCTCTACAAAATAAATGGAAAAAACAAGATATGCCTTTTATAGATATCGGCATCGGCATCCACACCGGCATTGCTACCGTCGGTAACATGGGTTCAGAAAAACGTTTCGATTACACTGTGATCGGTGACACAGTCAACATAGCCTCTCGCCTTGAAGGTTTGAATAAGGAATACCAGACCCACTTCATTATATCCGAAGCCACTCTCCACAAAATTTCTCCTTCCCTGAACATCCAATCAAAACCCCTCGGCGAAGCCCTCGTCAAAGGCAAAACCCAAGGTGTAAATATTTTTGAAGTTAGCGAATAATTTTAACTACAAATTTTAGTAATAATTCTTTGATAAATAGGCTCTTCCAGAATCAGCAAAAACCATAACCACCAAATCACCCTCGCTTAATTGTTTTGCATATTCACTTCCAGCGTAAGCGACAGCTCCTGCACTACCACCGATTAATAATCCGTGTTCGCGAGCCATAGTTTTAAGCATTTTTATTGCCTGTTCATCAGTTACTGGGAAAAATTCATCGATTACTTTTTCATCTACACAAGGAGCGTTAAAATCTATACCGATACCCTCAAGTTTATATGGTTTAGGATTACCTTTAGTCTGATGAAAAGATGTGGCTGTATCGACTGCTATAACTTTAATATTAGAATCTTTTTCTTTAAGGAATTTTCCTACTCCGCTAATATGACCACCGGTACCTACAGCCGCAATAAAATGTGTAACCTTTCCCTCAGTCTGCTTCCAAATTTCAGGAGCTAATGAATGATAATACGTTTCAGGATTTTTCAAATTAAAATATTGATCCGGCATAAAAGCGTTCGGAGTTTCAGTTAAGATAGTTTTCGCTCGATTGTGATAACTATCAGGATCATCAATAGAATCAGTTAACGGACATTCTACGATTTCTGCTCCATACGCCTTGATAGCTTTGATTTTTTCCTGACTTACTTTCTCTCCTGATAAAGTAATGACGACTTTGTATTTTTTGATAGCACCAATCATTGCTAGAGCTATGGCTTGATTACCAGAAGACGCCTCAATGATCGTGCCGCCAGGTTTTAATAAACCTTCTTTTTCCGCCTGCTCAATCATGTAAAGAGCAGAACGATCTTTGATACTTCCACCTGGGTTTAAATATTCTAATTTAGCCAAAAATTTAGCGGGTCCAGAAAAACCGACTTGGATTAAAGGGGTATTACCTATTAAGCTCAAAACATCTTTAAACATAATGGATTAAGGTGTCGACTTGAAAATACTACACACATGACCTGCTTGCTTTCCTTCTTTTTCGAATGCTTCTAGGGCTTGCGTGGCTGTAATTCTAAATGGTTTCAAAACTTCTTTTAACTTGGGAGTGCTCCATTTTTGATTTTCAAGCTTGTCCTGCCAAAAGGCCCATGTTTTTTCGTGATCATAAAAATCAAATTCGACACCATTTTTCTCGTCCCTAGAATAACCCGCTAGAGTATCTTCCGGTTCACTTTGAATTTTATAGATACTGACCAATTCTTTTACTTCATATTTATTGGCAAAATAGAGTTGCTCCAAAACTTCATACGGGACTCTAGCACCTACGGCATTTACAATAACCCCTCCTGGATTTAGAACCTGTTTAGCTTGTTTTAAAAATAAATACTGTAGAGTCAGAGACCATTTCTGTAAAATCTCTGGACAATCTTCTACGTCACGAGCTAGGAATTGAGATGCAGCAACCTTCTTATCAAACACGAGTCCATCAGAAGGAACATTGGGAATATTAGCGTACACCAAATCGACTTTTATACCTCTATCAATCAATGGCTGACATAAATCACCCAAGTAAGTTTCTACTTCCGTGCTATCGCCAATCAAAGATTTAGCATTTTTTTGAGCAAGTTCTGGAATGTTTGGATGAATGTCTACCTGGTAGATTTTCTTCGGATGGAAAAGTTCGTAGACTCCGATTGAATCAATCCCAGAACCTGTACCAATAGTAGCAAAAGTTTCTGCTTTAAAACCTTCTTTCTTTAGTTCCTGAAAACCCAAAAATACAGGATACAGCCAACTATCCTTCGGTTTTTTAGGATCGAAGTCATAGGTATTACTATTCATTTCTACTAGACCCATCTTGTCTATACCCACTGTACTAAAAAGATCTCCTACTTCTAATGTCCAGGTTTTATCCATACTAAAAATGTACAACAAATCTATATTAAATACAAAACCCAAGCAGTAAATATTTTTGAGGTTTCAGAGTATATTTAGTTTTTATTATTAAAGTATTAGTATTTTCTGATAATATATGTTGGTGGATAAGAAAGAAAATAATCTTGCTTTTATAGATGGACAAAATCTTCATCTCGGTACCATACAAAATGGTTGGAAGATTAATTTCAACAAATTTCGCATTTATTTGAAAGATAAATATAAAACTAAAGAAGCATATTATTTTCTAGGGTATGTATCTGAAGAACAACAAGATTTATACAACAATCTACAAAAAGCGGGATTCATTGTTTTATTTAAAGAACATAATTCGGCATTAATTGCCAAAAAGAAAGGAAACGTAGATACCGACATAGTTTTTGAAATAATGAAAAACCTTATTGATAATAAAGATTTTTACAAAATTATTCTGATTTCAAGTGATGGTGATTATAAAAAAGTCGTTGACTACATGATCAAAAAAGATGTTTTTAAGAAAATACTCTTTCCAAACAAAGAGTTCGCATCATCTTTATATAAAAGTTTGGGTTCAGAATTCTTCGATTATTTAGAAAATCCTGATATCAAAGCAAAAATAAGACTCTAGATAAAAGAAAAGGGCTCCTTAGGTATAAACCGTTCGGATCCCTCCTCGTCTTAATACAAACACATTATACACTTACCTGTGATGAAATACAAGTAAATATAGAAAATAGTAAATATAGGCAAAAGTAAGCAAAATTAAACTGAATAGAACACTTTTTTATAGCTTTTACTTTCGATAAATCTGGTTACCGCTCTCACACATATAAATACAATCAGGGCCGTCATTTGGCCCAAAATATTTTCGGCGATAATAAAGTAGAGCCCGAGAGCAACAATCATTTCGACAAAATCATACAAGAACCAAGTATTCAAAAACATTAGGTCGGAGTGAGGCACTCTGTGTTCGCTTTTGATCCGCCATATCCACAAAATATCAGCTAAACGATAGAAAGCAAAAGACATTAAGAAATAGCTAACCGTTTTTTGGGTTCCAAATATAAGTAGGAACATGCTGAAAATGATGAGGGTGTGCAATATGACATCTATCTCCAACTTCAAAGCATATTTTTTGGCAAGGGGATTGTAATCGATCCAATAATCAATAATATTCAAGTAAGCAAAAATAAAAGCGATATATTGCCATGGCTCGCGCAGTTCGGTCCAAAACTGAAAACCAATACCAAGCACCACTCCGATCATGACATCAATAAACTTCAATTGAAACTTCGGCATACTAAAATTCTAACACGAATTACACTACTTCATATTCCCAACCTGGTTTCCAGGATTTGGTTTTACGCCAATCTTCGGCGAGAGCTTGTTTCCAAGTTTTACCATTAAGTAAAACTTCTAGAGAAATTTGTGGGGCTTTGTGGCCTACGATAGCAACACTTTTCCCATCATAATTATTTTTGAGGAATTCAAGAAAGTCAGTAATACGAGCCTTCACATCTTCATAACTCTCTCCTTCAGGAAAAGGTTTTTCAAGACATTCTTCCTCCTGCATCGGCTCCACAATTTCTGAAAGAGCGCCATTCAGCTTTCCATAATTACATTCTCTGAGCCTTGCGTCAGGAATAATCGGATACATTCCACTCCAAGATAGCTCAGCTGACTTTACAGCACGCTTTAAATCAGAGCAGAATACAACATCAAATTTTTTATCTTTCGTTTGCTCTTTTAAATCAATCGACTGTTTTATCCCGATATCAGAAAGTTCAACATCTTTCCAGCCAGAGGAAACATGTCGTTCGTTATCG
This region of Candidatus Paceibacterota bacterium genomic DNA includes:
- a CDS encoding FecR family protein, which encodes MKKFLSPKILILTTVILLGGVLLYWKQNSNKAIGNLNVYEGKTTITRAEKLVEGRTGIEVKRMDGVKINTDARASIVLKNGGLLRLESGSEVEILGEDNFKLKSGRMWSRVEPLSENESYSVETPTAVATVRGTIFNVDYLFNISQLYVDSGLVNMALLMGTPEEKKGKETLSGELFVLRDNNLKNDFAKGPVPAPKEFYDDWIQWNVDEDAKAGFTEWAHPAEEEIVEAVPINIVNPPKQVEKKITSIFLYGNKSKIKQGEETRLLVRASYPDGSVQEVPFANLTWIKSEKWGNITSPGYFGSNTVGTTTISAQIGNLVSNRVTVVIEANPVVPPPNPNTYYEP
- a CDS encoding adenylate/guanylate cyclase domain-containing protein, translating into MNRNKFYFSFGFLTIVVLTLINYSGVFQNFEYRALDIFRSAHSAHPDIVIAAIDNKSIEEIGRWPWNRKVHADFLNVLDSYGPQVLAFDINFSEKQDDLNDSAFAFAIENASFPTVLTTQAIFTKNSETPQSFLKPVIFSKNTGHVNVPESDDGITRKFPESLGTKEETFLPFSFKLAEIVGANLPKEQNLLIDFSGKAGSFQTISYSDVLNRKIKSEDLKDKIILVGATASDLRDYVYVPVAGEIISGVEWHANVLDNILLSRAVAYAPTKYYVLLGLIIWLIILLLPLSIKTSNVSKIFTVLVIGLPIASLILWQTESVALPFFINLVGLILIFLIRSGYKWYQVEMEKRKLHRTIQNRFSPQVVEAIMHDPELLKLGGVRKEVTVLFSDIRNFTTISESVAPETLSKLLHEYFTEMTEEVLATDGVLDKFIGDAVMAFWGAPIEQSDQVDRAVKTGLGMLRRLTALQNKWKKQDMPFIDIGIGIHTGIATVGNMGSEKRFDYTVIGDTVNIASRLEGLNKEYQTHFIISEATLHKISPSLNIQSKPLGEALVKGKTQGVNIFEVSE
- a CDS encoding D-alanine--D-alanine ligase encodes the protein MRYNGSMGLFSDKIRVGVLRGGPSGEYDVSLNTGMAVLESLSADIYQPIDIFISKNGDWHEEGFSKQPEKILKKIDVAWNALHGNYGEDGTVQKLLDSFGVPYTGSNSSASAVSYDKVASKKEYKRAGIKTPVGTHINLKDLTRDAIREVYKTLPPPYVVKPASSGSSLGVRIASSLPELEEAVVAAFEYSPAVIIEEYIKGREATCGVVDEFRGSHHHALLPIEIKPKSHFFNYESKYADGGAEEICPGNFSKEEKDMIEGMAIMAHSVLGLRHYSRSDFIVHPKRGVYILETNTLPGLTKNSLIPKALRAAGSSLSEFLHHVISLALDRK
- a CDS encoding cysteine synthase family protein, which gives rise to MFKDVLSLIGNTPLIQVGFSGPAKFLAKLEYLNPGGSIKDRSALYMIEQAEKEGLLKPGGTIIEASSGNQAIALAMIGAIKKYKVVITLSGEKVSQEKIKAIKAYGAEIVECPLTDSIDDPDSYHNRAKTILTETPNAFMPDQYFNLKNPETYYHSLAPEIWKQTEGKVTHFIAAVGTGGHISGVGKFLKEKDSNIKVIAVDTATSFHQTKGNPKPYKLEGIGIDFNAPCVDEKVIDEFFPVTDEQAIKMLKTMAREHGLLIGGSAGAVAYAGSEYAKQLSEGDLVVMVFADSGRAYLSKNYY
- a CDS encoding MerR family transcriptional regulator, with the translated sequence MGTVRVKNAIARGFYPSPVVRDITGASFRNLQWWAKNKIVSPPIENHLRLYNDVEVVEVMFMKELRRRRVALSNVTKVLRCSRRQHLDVRLKQAMKDGRSLYLVTDGEKSSFLADRAEALEILIEQKKKMFVICVSDYAEKLRSLRIKERWG
- a CDS encoding NYN domain-containing protein; amino-acid sequence: MLVDKKENNLAFIDGQNLHLGTIQNGWKINFNKFRIYLKDKYKTKEAYYFLGYVSEEQQDLYNNLQKAGFIVLFKEHNSALIAKKKGNVDTDIVFEIMKNLIDNKDFYKIILISSDGDYKKVVDYMIKKDVFKKILFPNKEFASSLYKSLGSEFFDYLENPDIKAKIRL
- a CDS encoding histidine phosphatase family protein, with the translated sequence MSIKITYFVHGTTTDNERHVSSGWKDVELSDIGIKQSIDLKEQTKDKKFDVVFCSDLKRAVKSAELSWSGMYPIIPDARLRECNYGKLNGALSEIVEPMQEEECLEKPFPEGESYEDVKARITDFLEFLKNNYDGKSVAIVGHKAPQISLEVLLNGKTWKQALAEDWRKTKSWKPGWEYEVV